A single window of Flavobacterium aestivum DNA harbors:
- a CDS encoding sensor protein KdpD produces MDNGKENNVKHFLDLIQKSRRGKFKVYIGMSAGVGKTFRMLQEAHTLLRNGIDVKIGYIETHNRKETQDLIEGLPIIPRRTLFYKGKQLEEMDLQAIINLRPEVVIVDELAHTNIEGSKNEKRWQDVLEILEAGINVISAVNIQHIESLNESVKQISNVDVKERVPDNVLRLADEVVNIDLTADELITRLKEGKIYTADKIQTALGNFFKSDQILQLRELALREVASQVVRKVESEIPKNHALRHEKLLACISSNDRTAKIVIRKTARLASYYNSDWYVLYVETPKESPDKIPLDKQRYLINNFKLATQLGAEVIKIEDKNITDGILKTVGQKQITTVCIGKPHFNLFKVILSTTIFNKLLKNLSLSNIDLVILS; encoded by the coding sequence GAATGAGTGCCGGTGTGGGCAAAACTTTTCGTATGCTACAGGAAGCTCATACATTATTGCGTAATGGAATCGATGTAAAAATTGGTTACATTGAGACCCATAATCGTAAGGAAACACAGGATTTGATAGAAGGCTTGCCTATTATTCCTAGGAGAACACTTTTTTACAAAGGAAAGCAACTGGAGGAAATGGATTTGCAAGCTATCATTAATTTGCGCCCCGAAGTTGTTATTGTAGATGAGCTGGCTCATACCAATATTGAGGGTAGTAAAAATGAAAAGCGTTGGCAAGATGTTTTGGAAATTTTAGAAGCTGGAATCAACGTGATTTCGGCAGTTAATATTCAGCATATTGAGAGTTTAAATGAAAGTGTAAAACAAATCTCCAATGTTGATGTCAAGGAAAGAGTTCCTGATAATGTCTTGCGGTTGGCTGATGAGGTTGTCAATATTGATTTAACCGCCGATGAACTCATCACAAGATTGAAAGAAGGGAAGATTTACACAGCCGATAAAATTCAGACTGCCTTGGGGAATTTTTTTAAGTCTGACCAAATTTTGCAATTACGGGAATTGGCCTTGAGAGAAGTAGCCAGCCAGGTTGTTCGAAAAGTAGAGAGTGAAATTCCTAAGAATCATGCTTTGCGACATGAAAAATTACTGGCCTGCATAAGCAGTAATGACAGAACTGCCAAAATTGTGATTCGAAAAACAGCACGATTAGCCAGCTATTATAATAGTGATTGGTATGTTTTGTATGTAGAAACTCCGAAAGAAAGTCCAGATAAAATACCACTTGACAAACAACGTTATTTGATTAATAATTTTAAATTGGCAACCCAATTAGGAGCCGAAGTGATTAAAATCGAAGATAAAAATATTACGGATGGTATACTCAAAACTGTAGGGCAGAAACAAATTACAACGGTTTGTATAGGGAAGCCACATTTTAATTTGTTTAAAGTAATTTTGTCTACTACTATATTTAATAAATTATTAAAGAATCTTTCATTATCTAATATTGACCTTGTAATTTTATCATAA
- a CDS encoding ATP-binding protein: MKIKTKLNLSVGLLFLLIIILTLVSAFYVFMIKKDTENILKANYNTLEYSRNMLLSLDKINNDERNAIAVFETNLNKQNKNVTEVGEDNATLNLQKSFNALKTKSTDEALKSQIRQDIFEIMKLNMMAIKQKSDVAKHTAETANLWIAITGALCFLIAFNLLVNLPNNIANPIKELTESIKEIANKNYSERVHFMSHNEFGDLAKSFNTMAQKLEEYHDSNLYKLLFEKKRLETLINNMHDPIIGLDNQGMILFVNDEALKIIGMKSEDVIGKMASTIALTNDLMKSLIVKSLENESKIAIRKTLPMKIFADEKESYFEKENVNITIQPTGEDQTIDIGDVIILRNITPFKELDFAKTNFIATISHELKTPIASMKFSLQLLEKEQTGILNEEQNHLIDSIKDDSERLLKITGELLELSQVETGNIQLNIEKSNPYEIVHYATEAVKMQAEQKHIELFVDADENLPNIKADSEKTVWVLINFLTNAIRYSSEKSTITVKLKSDNHQVSFVVIDTGKGIDNRYITKVFDKYFQIPGSNKTGTGLGLAISKEFIEAQGGTIGVESKLGLGSTFYFKLIEV, from the coding sequence ATGAAAATCAAGACTAAATTAAACCTGAGTGTCGGATTGTTATTTTTACTGATAATAATCCTCACGTTGGTGAGTGCTTTTTATGTTTTTATGATAAAAAAAGACACTGAAAACATACTGAAAGCCAATTATAATACATTGGAATATTCTCGAAACATGTTACTTTCATTAGACAAAATAAATAACGATGAAAGAAACGCAATAGCTGTTTTTGAAACCAATCTGAATAAACAAAATAAGAATGTAACCGAAGTTGGGGAAGATAATGCAACCCTAAATCTGCAGAAAAGTTTTAATGCTCTGAAAACAAAAAGCACAGATGAAGCATTAAAAAGTCAAATTCGACAAGATATTTTTGAAATTATGAAGTTGAATATGATGGCCATCAAACAAAAAAGTGATGTTGCTAAACATACTGCCGAAACTGCCAATTTATGGATTGCCATTACGGGAGCACTTTGCTTTTTGATAGCTTTTAATTTATTGGTTAATTTACCCAATAACATTGCTAATCCAATCAAGGAACTAACAGAGAGTATCAAGGAAATTGCCAATAAAAATTATTCTGAACGCGTACATTTTATGAGCCATAACGAATTTGGAGATTTGGCAAAATCATTCAATACAATGGCGCAAAAATTAGAAGAGTATCATGATAGCAATCTCTATAAATTATTGTTTGAAAAGAAAAGATTAGAAACTTTAATAAACAATATGCATGATCCCATTATTGGGCTGGATAATCAAGGAATGATTTTGTTTGTCAATGATGAAGCATTGAAAATTATTGGAATGAAATCCGAGGATGTGATTGGAAAAATGGCCTCAACGATAGCATTGACAAATGATTTGATGAAATCATTAATTGTAAAAAGCCTTGAAAATGAGTCCAAAATTGCGATACGAAAAACACTTCCGATGAAAATTTTTGCTGATGAAAAAGAAAGTTATTTTGAGAAGGAAAATGTAAATATAACTATTCAGCCTACAGGTGAAGATCAAACGATTGATATAGGAGATGTAATTATTTTAAGAAATATTACACCTTTCAAGGAATTGGATTTTGCCAAAACAAATTTTATTGCCACAATTTCACATGAATTAAAAACACCTATAGCGTCTATGAAATTCAGTTTGCAATTATTAGAAAAAGAGCAAACCGGAATCTTAAATGAAGAACAAAATCATTTGATTGACAGTATTAAGGATGATAGTGAGCGTTTATTGAAAATTACTGGCGAATTGCTAGAACTATCGCAAGTAGAAACAGGAAACATACAATTGAATATTGAGAAAAGCAATCCTTATGAGATTGTGCATTATGCCACGGAAGCCGTAAAAATGCAAGCTGAACAAAAACACATTGAGTTGTTTGTTGATGCAGATGAAAATCTTCCGAATATAAAAGCTGATAGCGAAAAAACAGTTTGGGTACTGATCAATTTTCTGACCAATGCCATTCGGTATTCATCTGAAAAAAGCACTATAACAGTAAAATTGAAAAGCGACAATCATCAGGTTTCATTTGTTGTGATTGATACCGGAAAAGGAATCGATAATCGCTATATAACCAAAGTTTTTGATAAATATTTTCAAATTCCGGGAAGCAACAAAACTGGTACTGGGCTAGGATTAGCGATATCCAAAGAATTTATAGAAGCTCAAGGAGGAACAATTGGCGTTGAAAGCAAATTGGGCTTGGGGAGTACTTTTTATTTTAAATTAATTGAGGTGTAA